The following are from one region of the Alicyclobacillus fastidiosus genome:
- a CDS encoding recombinase family protein, with amino-acid sequence MQTNIWPLGAVNMRTAIYTRVSTDHQAEDGFSLEAQLSRLRSYCHSQGWSEAGVYTDEGISGKDIQRPALTRLLHDVKEGKLDVVLVYKLDRLTRSVRDLDELLSVFHAYGVGFKSATELYDTTTATGRLFLHLVASLAQWERETIAERTRVGQEQMTYEGKWSGGRAPFGYDYVDGQLYVNPAQAEVVRDLFQRYADGQGTASLLAWLNHPLHPQLAPNRRWTQWGLKYVLRNPLYAGYVRYGYRTGDGRKQPNPIIAKGTHEAIISEDLWQRSDDVRRRRFRRPAAFHTGIYPLTGVLRCGRCGAAMSGRTKHSSSHGKSVVKRYYACNERQQSRLCDMPMIQQEVIEEAILEQIESLYHARRGIPTEPDADALKAMERLSSDIALVQRRRQRWMNAFEEGAITSFELRGRLDELNDEEHLLQRRLVELQTQTPIDVGFMQKLTESFRSTWDSCEPFERKEIIHLLVKRLDVHVNGEVVRNRPAPFKVHIEFHN; translated from the coding sequence ATGCAAACCAACATCTGGCCACTGGGGGCGGTGAACATGCGCACGGCCATTTACACGCGAGTCTCCACAGATCATCAGGCGGAGGACGGGTTTTCGCTGGAAGCCCAACTGTCCCGACTTCGCTCGTACTGTCACTCGCAAGGCTGGTCTGAAGCGGGCGTATACACGGACGAGGGTATATCTGGCAAGGACATACAGCGACCCGCATTGACCCGGCTCCTCCACGACGTCAAAGAGGGTAAGCTGGACGTTGTCCTCGTCTACAAGTTGGATCGCCTCACGCGCAGCGTCCGCGATTTGGACGAACTGCTATCCGTGTTTCATGCGTACGGAGTTGGGTTTAAAAGCGCCACCGAGTTGTACGACACCACAACGGCCACTGGGCGTCTCTTTCTCCATCTGGTGGCATCTCTCGCGCAATGGGAACGTGAAACGATCGCCGAGCGAACGCGTGTAGGACAGGAACAGATGACGTACGAGGGGAAATGGTCCGGCGGGCGGGCGCCGTTTGGATACGATTACGTCGATGGCCAACTGTACGTCAACCCGGCACAGGCAGAAGTCGTCCGCGACCTCTTTCAACGTTATGCCGACGGCCAAGGGACCGCCAGCCTATTGGCATGGTTGAATCACCCTCTACATCCACAGCTGGCTCCCAACAGGCGTTGGACGCAATGGGGACTTAAATACGTCTTGCGCAATCCCCTGTACGCGGGCTACGTCAGATACGGATATCGTACTGGCGACGGACGCAAACAACCCAACCCGATCATCGCCAAAGGTACACACGAGGCCATCATCAGCGAGGACTTGTGGCAGCGTTCGGACGACGTGCGGCGACGCAGGTTCCGACGCCCGGCAGCGTTTCATACCGGCATCTATCCATTGACTGGTGTCCTCCGGTGTGGACGATGCGGAGCCGCGATGTCCGGCCGGACGAAACACTCGTCATCGCACGGCAAATCGGTCGTCAAGCGCTACTACGCCTGCAACGAGCGACAACAGTCACGGTTGTGCGACATGCCGATGATTCAACAGGAGGTCATCGAGGAAGCTATTCTCGAACAGATCGAATCGTTGTACCACGCCCGTCGCGGCATTCCAACCGAACCAGACGCGGATGCGCTCAAAGCAATGGAGCGCCTGTCGTCTGACATCGCTCTGGTCCAAAGGCGACGTCAGCGGTGGATGAACGCATTCGAGGAAGGTGCGATTACGTCCTTCGAATTGCGTGGTCGCCTAGACGAGCTGAACGACGAGGAACACCTGTTGCAAAGGCGCCTCGTCGAACTGCAAACGCAAACGCCGATCGATGTGGGATTCATGCAGAAACTGACTGAGTCGTTTCGCTCCACCTGGGACTCGTGTGAACCATTTGAGCGAAAAGAGATCATCCACCTTCTCGTCAAACGCCTCGACGTTCACGTAAACGGCGAGGTCGTTCGCAACCGGCCCGCCCCCTTCAAGGTACACATTGAATTTCACAACTAG
- a CDS encoding nitric oxide synthase oxygenase: MNDGTLYEKAKSFLECCYGELGKSATQLERRLEAVAAEIRSSGTYQHTYEELEHGAKMAWRNSNRCIGRLFWNSLNVFDHRGLRSVEEIRDAVFAHIRYATNEGRIRPTISVFPPEGPDSKVRIWNHQLIRYAGYRTQTGECVGDPHSIPFTEQCVRLGWRGEGTPFDVLPLVVQVGDDEPHWFDIPKELVLEVPICHPEYEWFEDLQLKWYAVPMISDMVLDIGGVRYTAAPFNGWYMETEIGARNLADVNRYNALPEVGSRMGLNTSTDSSLWKDKALVELNIAVLHSFKDSHVSIVDHHTASKQFARFEQHEMDSGRALTGDWTWLIPPVSPATTHIFHKQYDNSTVNPNYFYQERPYE, encoded by the coding sequence ATGAATGATGGGACGCTCTACGAGAAGGCAAAATCGTTTTTGGAATGCTGCTATGGTGAACTTGGAAAATCCGCCACACAGCTGGAACGGCGTTTGGAGGCTGTGGCGGCAGAGATCAGGTCGTCAGGTACATACCAACATACATATGAAGAGTTGGAACACGGGGCGAAAATGGCCTGGAGAAACAGCAATCGCTGTATCGGGCGCCTATTTTGGAATTCGCTCAACGTGTTTGACCATCGAGGGCTCCGATCGGTAGAGGAAATCCGCGATGCGGTGTTTGCACACATTCGCTATGCGACAAACGAAGGTCGGATACGGCCGACGATCTCGGTGTTTCCACCAGAAGGTCCAGATAGCAAAGTGCGAATCTGGAATCACCAGCTGATCCGCTATGCCGGTTACAGGACGCAAACCGGTGAATGCGTCGGCGATCCCCACTCGATTCCCTTTACCGAACAATGCGTGCGACTTGGGTGGCGGGGGGAAGGGACCCCCTTTGATGTGCTGCCGTTGGTCGTTCAGGTTGGTGACGACGAACCACACTGGTTTGACATCCCTAAGGAACTCGTCCTCGAAGTTCCGATTTGCCATCCGGAATATGAATGGTTCGAAGACCTGCAATTGAAGTGGTACGCCGTACCGATGATCTCGGATATGGTGTTGGACATCGGCGGTGTTCGCTACACAGCTGCGCCGTTTAATGGCTGGTACATGGAGACGGAGATCGGTGCGCGGAATTTGGCCGATGTAAATCGTTATAACGCACTACCTGAAGTTGGGTCCCGGATGGGGCTCAACACGTCCACAGACAGTTCGCTCTGGAAAGATAAGGCGCTCGTCGAATTGAATATAGCCGTACTCCATTCGTTTAAGGACAGTCACGTAAGTATTGTTGATCACCATACGGCGAGCAAACAATTCGCGCGGTTTGAACAACACGAAATGGACAGTGGACGGGCATTAACCGGGGATTGGACCTGGTTGATTCCTCCTGTGTCGCCTGCGACGACGCACATCTTTCACAAGCAGTACGACAACAGCACGGTGAATCCGAATTATTTCTATCAAGAACGACCGTATGAATGA
- a CDS encoding aspartyl-phosphate phosphatase Spo0E family protein: MEALENEIEQLRTMMISVAEQKGNLCDPEVVQISQQLDSWIVVAQQFMPH; encoded by the coding sequence TTGGAAGCGCTGGAAAACGAAATTGAACAATTGCGAACGATGATGATCTCTGTCGCCGAACAAAAGGGGAACCTGTGCGACCCTGAAGTCGTCCAAATCAGTCAACAACTCGACTCGTGGATCGTCGTCGCCCAACAATTCATGCCTCATTAG